The Euwallacea similis isolate ESF13 chromosome 37, ESF131.1, whole genome shotgun sequence genomic interval TTCTTCAAAAGAGGGCAAACACCAAAAACTCCGTTTCAATTTCTATTTGCACCACTTCACTGTACCCTGAATTTGCTTTTTTGCAcctatacagggcgttttttaAGTACGTGGCTAAACTACAAGGGGTAAGTTTTTAAGCGATTCTAAGCCGAAAAGtgtatataaacataggtccggtaaagcttcattttcaagatacagagtgtcaaactttttttcaaaaatgattttttcgtaaaaatctttcagtcgattttgttaaaatttagcAGCGTTATTTATGATAGAAAAGTGCTAAGTTAGCTCTAATTTGACTCAAATTCTCTTGACTCAAAGTCCAGTAGCATACCGGGGAGTACCTTAACCAGCTCTTTAGCCAAAAAAATgtgcgccactgacttttttaaaacttttatattttttctgcatTAAGCAACTTATTTGTTCAAgtatagttttaataaaaggttttttttgtttgatttctcttaaattaaattttttcaaagcaagatacaaaaaaattcaagagacaaaaaagttgtatttttagttgcttaaagcagaaaaaatacaaaaattttaagaaaagtcaATGGcgcatattttttttgcaaaagaGTTAGTTAAGGTACCTCCCGGGGTGCCACTGGACTTCATAATTTGAATCAAGTTAGGACTAAATTAGTACCTTTTTACCAGAAATAACGCTGCcgaatttgaacaaaatcgactaaaagattattaagatttttacgaaaaaatcatttttgaaaaaaagtttaacactctgtatcttgaaaatgaagcCTTGCCAgatctatgtttatataaacttttcagcTTAGAATCACTTAAAAAATCACCCCTTGAGGTTTAGCCACGTActtaaaaaacaccctgtatgtctcggttaaaatttaatctggtaaatgtttcttcaaaatatacTTCTAGATACGACAGACTTTTATTGAACTTACTAAACTTACACTTTATAACTTGGTAACTACCTGCACGAAACTTGAGTCTCAAAGGATGTGGGATATGGGAATAATATGCTAAATTGTGTAAAGGTTTTGCGTTGCACGATGTTGAAAAGAAGTAAATACTCTCGCAATAGGTATATAGAAACATGTATCTaccgatttattaaaattttcactttttgtgCATGAAAAAAGCCACAACATTAAGGCGAtataaagcaacttttttgACGCatatatgtttaaaaaaattaactaaataaatGTCTGTGTATTAAATATTGGGATATATATACATGTAAGTTTAACTACACTGCTAAAAAGAATCTAAAAACAAGCATACTTTTGAATATAATCTTTGTATAATGatattaatttacaataaatttacataaaatttcttcaatacctCGTGTTGCTACCACAAGCAATAATAACAGCACGGCAATTTCCTGGTATACTCAAAATCACTTGCCTCTTGTGGTAAAAGTTGCTACTGCTTCCTGAAGATGGACTGCGATCCAAATTGCCATGGACATACGCCATGAGCGGCTCGAGGTGCTTTTGCAGCATGCCCTATACGTGTTCCATGAGATTCAAATCGGGTGATTGTGGTGGCCAATTGATAAAAGTTACATTGTTGTCCCGGAGTCAACGCATGATAGCCTGAGTAACGTGTGGACGAACATTGTATTGCATATAAATGAGTTCTAGACTAACAGCATATGCACAAAGAAGAACAAGTTTAAGCACATGGTATTGGCACCGTACTGGCAAACAAACGAGCTCGGTTTGATGATGCAACATGATATCACCTTATACCATCACGAAACCTCCTCCATAATAATGGACTTAAtgttcctataaaaaattttgcataataaatacaaaaaataatgttggttctttaatattgtaattcgaaaaaaggtagcaaaaacataaatatttaggGGTTATCGGAAAAGTTTAGGGATTAAATCGGaaacgttattttttttatgaattattttcaaaatttaatgagCCAGTACAACAATGCTTCAAACCTTTTCCAAACTATGTGAAACGGGCAGGGAACCGTGTCGAAATAATCGTTTTATGTGCTCGTATTTATGTTATTGTTGCACGCTAATCgtggaaattattttctgttctctatataataaatatcatTCAATTAATGGGAAGACAATTATTAAATCGGCGAAATCAGGAAAAGGAATTGGGAAAAGACACGATTAATTAGCTGCTAAATACAAAGCAAATAAATCGACACAAAtgactgatttttttatgtgtacGAATAAAACAAGACAATTTTGGCCTATTCCATATTATTCATTCACATTCCGAAAGTGCATCAATCAGGAATTAATACCAATCCCGCCTAATCTGAAATGAACCCCTATGTAATGGCAATCTTTCTCATATTCATAGCCTATTAAACTATGATCTAATTTCAGCATCTATTCATGTTCTTACGAGCCATCAAGCTATTATTACCCTCGGTTCAGATTAAGCCTGAAATACTGCTTGCAGGACAATTCATGCTCAAGTTAAACTAGTCTACTTAGGCTCCATAGAGACTGGTGTAGATGCTAATTTAACGAACTAGAGCATAAAGGTATTTTTGCgctaaaaacttaatatcaGTAATCGGAAAAGGACGCCGGAAAAGGATCCCGGATGAGTTTTTACATGTTGGCTTCATCAGAGACTCAGGTGCCTTGTGTGGGAGTTGTGTGTCTTAAACTAtccatatacatatgtatagggtgtttcaaaactgCACGGCACTATTTCAGGTACATATTCTCTAGTGCaaaataaagacaaaaaagttcatataaacatggaTCCTATCTCGATCAGTAGCGGAGTTACAGAGTGCCAAAGggtaagaaaatattagttttttttaaattatacttGACCTACTGCAGAAAGAgcgtttaaattttatatgcgtaCTAGGTAATGGGTGCTGCTGAACACGAGACTAAATTGCCTTCaactactatacagggtattgcaTTTTCTGAGGTTTTACTCCATaaaatcttttagaaaaactttttagtacgccactgatataatctaatatttttctttaagtctCCAATCTATTACgtaaattttatctctcttGAATTTTGGTCGAATTCTGTTCAGTTTCCTCATACAAgatgaattatttaatgaattcaGTCACATTTTCAGACGTCAAGAAGcctataatattttgatattttttattaaaaagactgatacacaaaattgtaattttaaagaataaatttaaaacgagGCAGAATTTAAAGGAGACGTCAGACGTCGTCCTGAGGCTATACGAAGTGCCCCAATTGCATGGATTCGTCGTGCTCGAtgctgtatttaaaaaaacggaAGTCACTTTGAACAGttcctttaaattttgcttggttttaaatttattctttaaaattacaattttgagTATCAGTCCACGAATCCATGCATCTTGGGCATTTGGTATAGCCTCAGGACGACGTGTGGAAATGTGACtgaattcaataaataattcatttatgaGGAAACCGAACAGAATTCGATCAAAACTCAAGagatataaaatttaggtaatagattggagaattaaagaaaaatattagaatacgtcagtggcgtactagcaagtttttctaaaagattttATGGAGTAAAGCCTCAGAAAAtgcaataccctgtataataattgaAGACAATTTAGTCTCATGTTAAGCAGCACCCATTACCTAGTACgcgtataaaatttaaaagctctaTCTGCAGTAGGAcaagcacaataaaaaaaagacctaatattttcttacactttgacaccctgtaactctgtCACTGATCGAGATAGGAtccatgttcatatgaactttcgTCTTTACTTTGCACTAGAGAATACGTACCTGAAATAGTGCCatgcaattttgaaacaccctgttaGATGCCAATACTGCTGTAATGtgtttttctatgttttttaaattcccaTTATTTAGACTTTACCATATCTGACTTTTCACTCTCCTTTCAAAGCTGTATCCACCGTTCGGAGCCTGCTGTGCTTAATTTATGTTCTAATGGCAAATTCTTGCACGACCTCAATAACGCTCAGTCGAGGCATAGTAGTTACCGAATACTTAATTTCCCATTTTCCTTAATCTATTAGCCACTCTCCATGAATCTCCCTTCGGGAAAGTccatattttctttcatttttgtcGGATCGTTATGTGAATCTAATGCAGTGCAGTTggtcaatatttattttattctgtCGAAAACGTTTTCATTAAGTTGGTATTTACCGAGCCCGATCCTCGTGCAGTTGGTCATCCGAAAGAGTATATTGATGTGCATTAATGCATTTTCCTTGGCACGCCCCAATATTCCTCATATAATATGCAATCAGTTAGAAAATGCAACGAGTTCTATATTTAGATAAGGAGTGGGATTCTGCGAAGCGAGATGCCACAATATGACACACGTCGTGTTGcacaaaataacatttcctATTGGGTTGCAAACacgattttttctaattttgttataCGATGTATCCCTGCTTTGACTACATAAGTAGTTGCGAAATGAAACTCATTTAGTCACCGGTCACTGAGTCCACATTTCTAACATAACGTTTTAAAGATGTGATATACTCTGATGTTTTTATAGCATCcctgaaaaaaacatttttttttaaatatgaatgaTGTTCCCCTCGGAAAATAAACAACGAAAAAACGTTTTTGCAAAGCCTTCCAAATTAAACTGTAGTCTCGTCACGTTTTCCTAAAACCGCATCCATTGCGTCATGCATGGCTAATGACTCGTTACCGCTCCAAATCAGAAGAAGCAAATGGATGTGAAAGGAAGATAATACAATGAAATCCCTCTTACTGCCCCTTAAACTAGCTTAATTGATTCTTTAAAACGCAAACATTTGACTAAAGCATCTGGACAAGGTTATTTCGTGTATTACGctttgaaaatgcattttagcTTCAAACTTAGttttaatctttaaaattcaCTATCTTAACGAAATTTCCAGTATAAAGTTTACCcaatttaactttaaacttGCATTAACTTGAAACTTGCATTAAGTGTCTGATCGTGAAAtcgttttaaaactttttataattttagtaaaaattactCTTAATTATCAAACTAcctgtatttatttaactttaaatggAAGTTATTAAGGCAGGGAAAGTTAATGACAAGGCCGCAAATGCTAACGAGGCTTCAGGTAGTTATTAAAAGAGAAGCGACCCGGCGACAAGTGTTTCTACTTATTGACTTTATCAGGCACTGAGGCGCCTGTGCGCATAAAGCAGATACGCACCCCTCACGAGGGCCACGTCCAAAGACGCAAGCACATAGACGATGCTACGCGCGAAGACATTTTTCCCTTTGACCCTTTCCCGGCCACAGCAGCATGAGCATATGCCTTTTACGGACATGCGGAGACGCACACTTTCCTGATGAAgccaaaaaatagaaacacGCGTCGCTGAGTTACCCCCTCCGATTCTCTTTCTATTCCTACTGGTTCGCTCGGTTCCTTTTGCGAACTTGCCGCTAACTTTTTCTACATTTATGTTAATCCGcttaaaacttctttattgCTTAATTATTAAGTTCCGTGTTCTAGGCCTTCCGGAACCAGCAGACATGCGTTTCACCATCCAGCCAACCCCAGGGGAATCTGGGTTTTCTCAATGGGTCGCTGCCATGAAGATGGTAGCCCAGCTACCTGGAGGAATTCCCCCAGAATTTAGAAGTAGATTGTGGGTGACAATGGCTGAGAGACACTTAGCCTCGAGAAAAGTAAGTCTTGCGTTCTTCTTGGAGTATACACGGTGAttgttttaaactttaatctAAGTTTCTACtaactttttacttttcttcctttttatgtatatattacAACCTTGCCGCGAAACCTCTTTTACATCCATCATTTCACTACCAAGTTCCCCTCAAGGAAACTTCAACAAGAAACGTGACATGTTTCTTTTATAACACCCTGAATATATTTCCATGTCTTTTGCCAATATTGCTGTTATATGGCGTCGCTACATTCCAGCTTTTAGCACTTTATTGatcaaaaaaaacatataaaatgaGATAATAACACGTGGGCGACTTCCCATGCATATAAAGGTGAAATGCTCccgttttatttctttttagagTGATGGATGAAGCAGTTTCTTGGACATCTCGGGTCGGCAATACATTAAGCTCACATGATCTCTTTTTCTGGAATAAAAAGCCACAGTGtccattttcatataaaataacGAAACAAGATCCCAAAAAGCTCAAATCGTCGTTTCTCGTTACCTTTATGTATAAATTTAAGGGAAAATCCGCTTTTCAGATTGAGTGGTCGGAAGTAGAGAAATCTTGCTTTAGCGAATGGTCACATCCTGCAGATGCAGAGCTTGGAATTCAAATAGTGAAAGATCTACACAGGACCGGCTGCAGCTTATTTTGTGGGGAAGATGGTCAGGAAAACCAGGCTTTACTCAAGAAAGTCTTATTGGCATATGCTAGGTGGAATAAGGCTGTTGGTCAGTAATTTGCGTGGCCTCCATTACTTGGAAAATTGCAACTGTGGTTTTAATAGGATACTGCCAAGGCTTCAATATGCTGGCAGCCCTAATTCTGCAGGTCACGGACAGAAACGAAAGCGACGCTCTCAAGCTTATGATCTACTTGATAGAAGGGGTCCTCCCAGATTCCTATTTTGCGGACAGTCTCCGAGGATTGTCCGTGGACATGGCTGTGTTTAGGGAGCTTTTGCGTAGTAAACTGCCACGACTGTCCAAACATTTGGATCTTCTCCAGAATGCGGTCAAAGACGGGAGTAGAAGTTACGAGCCGCCTTTGACCAACGTTTTTACCATGCAATGGTAAGGATATCATGGATATAGGTACAGTTTCGATAatcttcattttcatttttaaatagcgATTTCGGTGAGATTTGCTTAtggcgtttttttttctaaaagaaaaaaaatttttttaatggtcaaGGAATGGCATGATAAAACATGTGCCACTTCTCtgattatttcattgtgcAGATATTACACATAGTGCCAACCCACATATGACTGCGTATTCAAAACCGCCGAGAATCTATTATGAAGTTCTATTATTAAGCTCTTACCCAAGAAATAGGTCGCCCCTCGTCCCTATCGatttcaaatgtttcaataaattgtaGACTTACGCAAGAAGTTAGACaagctttgaattttttatctcCAAATCACAGGTAGCCTCATGTCCCAGAAAGACTGGTCTAATTACTTGGTATAAGGTGCCAGATATCTAGAACTTGAGCGAATAAGCTAAACCACGTCCCGTACAAAAAGtcctttttttcattatatagggtgtaacacattttttaacagtATATTTTCACAGATTTTCAATTGCGGTGTTGAAACTGCTcacaatggaatttttgaatgtaACAAATTCATGCTCGATTTCAGTTGTAAGGTAGCTGACTCGTGGGGTTACAACGGCCACAAACTATTAAGTGCAAGTAAAATCTCAAAGGGAATTATACCTTTTTGAGGTAAAAAATCAGAGCATCTGTAAAAAATAGTCAAGTCATCGTCATTagtaaaacagtttttcttgGACGCCCTGTGCAGGTGTAAAAAGTCGTTCAAGGATATGATtgtttcttcaaataaaatccTGTGTATTGGAAGTCGATAAAATTCCTTTGTCCAATTCTAAGTTTATCCGtatttacttcaaaatatAGTAACATGCCCGATAAAAATAGTTCAATAGGTGCGAGATGGGGGTATCGGAATTTATATATCAGACTTCTCTGAGCTGAGTGAACTGAAGTTCTTCGGCTAAAAAGAAAAGACATTTTCTCGACtggttaaaaaagaaaaaacattgaaaacagAAGCACGGGATATACGTTTGCACAAATTGAAACCGTACTTGAtaaaaattctactttttttggCTACTTCCTGCGAACACGTAATTCACATTTCTAATACGTAATTTGAAACGTATTCGGAGAAAACTGAAACtctggaaaaatgttttacttttcCCTTAGCTTATTTGGCAATATAATCCATTCAGGAATTCAGAAATGTTTCGGTTCAAGGCGATGAGAAAAAGCAAAGTTAATGATGGttgccgaaaatcgaaacgtcggatttcaattATACCATCGCCATGTTGTAGAAGAGGAAAGGTTGCAATGATGAAGTAGCAATTATCTCTAATTATGTCGCCAAATAAGTTGaggaaaaagtaaaaacctttttccaaaatttcgtttttttttcaaatataaggtataattttttttaattttgaagcgccatattcttgaactccaaattACACTattttgccccaatttaaccaaCTTGGCATCTTTTATGGCTACTGAGATCCTCATTATTGAGCTCCGGAAATGAACACTCTGCAACGCGAAAACAGTGAATCATACTAAATAATCAACATTATCACttcttcagattttttttcataccATTTTCCCATCCACAGGTTCCTTACCCTCTTCTGCAACTGCTTACCTCAGCCCACAGTTCTTCGAGTTTGGGACTTAATATTCCTCGAAGGGAATGAAATCCTGCTCCGCACCGCCCTGGCCATTTGGCAAGTCTTAGCTCAGAGGATCCTTGTGGTCCATACAGCAGACGAGTTTTACTGCATAATGGGAGCCCTCACCAGAGAGCTGTTGGAGTCCAACCTCATCGACGCCAACACTTTGGTGAAAGCTATCGTTACCATTGGACCGCTTACGGAATTGAAGAACTTGAGGGATCACTACTTGTACAATATCACGCCTTGGGGAACGTCAATTCCACAAAGTGCTCCTAAGCAGATCAATTTACATCCCAAGCACAGTATTCCATTAGACATAAGCTCGCTGAAGAAGCAGTATGTGAAGCTGAAGCAGAGACAGAGGCAGGCTCATGTGATATTTTCTTCTGCCATATCCAGGCACCCGCAACGGGCTGCACCGGTGGCAATGAACCATCTTTTAGTAGGTAAACGAGCACTAAGTAAGATTTCATCGGTTTATGAGACGGAATCTTTACAATAACCTACTTTTCACAGTTCCAGCCAAGCGCCTGGGACCTCCAAAGGGTTCCATTCCCCCAGCTCGACAAACTCATCCTACCACCTTGCAATGGAAGGACGCTCAAAAATCTCCTTCCAGTTCCAGTTCTAGTGATACCGAACTGTGCGATGATGAAGTTCAAAGTTCCTCAGATGAGGAACCGGAGAAACCTCAAAGCAACAGTCAATATAGAGACAATCTCAATTCTGGTGATACTAGTCTTATGAAAGCCGACAATACCCCAGATGACTCTGCCACTTTAACTATTCCTCCTGAGAGTGCACCGAATTCTGATAGTTTAAGGACATCCCCGATAAATATTACTAAGTTGGCCTCTGATTCTGAGGACGAGAGTGCCGAGTTTGAGAGTTTTTTGGCCGATCGGGTGAAATGCATTAAAGTGATCGAAGCTGAAGAGGATTCGggaaatgtaaatgttagCAGCAGTACCAGGCGGAATAGTGAGCTCGCGCTGCAGATCATTCAGGAGAATTCGTTGATTTTGCATAGAATAATGCAGTGCCAGTCAAGACTATCACCGTCGCCACCTCCTTTGGCGGCTGCAGCTGAAACTAGTGTGGAAGACTCAATTCCAGAAGCAACCGACAACCAAAAGATGGAAAACGTTTGCTGCTGGGTAGACACGCAGTCCAAATATTGCAATCCAGAATCGACATTAAAATCCAGATACCACAGCATTctggaaaaaagcaaaagctTGGACGAGCGATACAACAACCTGTTCTCCACCAGCACCTTCAAGGATAAAAACATGCCACTGCTTCACGAAAGCAAGTCGGAGTCTCTGGACTACCATTTGCATTCACCGCCTCTGGATATTGACCTATTTGACCCAATTTTGTCCAATAATGGCTCCGAAGATACTTTGACCCTTCAGTCTCTGTCAGATGATGGGGCAAAAGACAGCAGGTCCAGCCAGTTGATACAAGAGAACTTGGACTTgttaagaacattttcaacTAACAAAGCCAAAGAGCAACAACAGGAAAGAGACAACATGTCCAGGAAGTTAATGAAAGAAAACGTCGACCTACTAGAGTCTATTTCCAATGAGAGACAGTTTAGAAGTGACCTTAACGACCCCATAATCAAAAACTTGGATTCAAATGATCCCAATTTGAACTTTGATGAAGTTCCAAAAATTATAGCAGATGATATTTCTCTCAcgtttccaaaaaaagataaagaCTCAGCAATAAGCTCTCAAGCTGCCTCCTCCAGTCACTACCTAATCAACTTGGACGATGACTTCTCAGTAAAGTACAGCAAATCTGTCCCCCTAAATTTATCAAGTGAGAAATATGTCCAGAACTGTGATACCTCTTTGTCTGATGCTGGTTCCAGTAAGTTATCTCTCGACTTGGATAGTCCTCGAGTACTTAGTACTTCTATTGATAGTCTTAGCGTAAAGTCTTTATCTCCCAATGTGAAGTCATCTTCTAGTAAAATGTTCTCGGATCATGGCTCCAAGGTCGAGGGGGGAACTCCTGTTAAGTCACCGAGTAAAGTTTTCAACCCTTTTCCAGTGGCACTCAATTCTAGGCAAAGTAAGGAAGTTCCTCTAAAATTAGGATTGTACAAGAAATAAAGGCAAAGACGTGCTGTTCTGATTGGTTATTTGATAAGAGAGATTGTTGGGTGTGCGTATTTCATGGTGGTTGTGTGACAAAAATTTGTGTTCGAGTGTGTTTTGAGTCCACTAAATTTATTCCCTTAGAGGAGTTCTTTCTACATTTAATTGGAAGAAGGCTGCAAGTGGATGCGTACTGTATGAATAATTCTGAGTAcaatttctttgatatttcttAAATAGAGATAAGTGCCTACcgatttgtaaaaaaattgatcttCGGAATCCACTCCTTGCGCTGCAAGGAGTAGGATGCAAGCGATATCTTCAATGGATTTAACGCAGGGCGTTCCAAAAAGATTGAGCGAAACAAGGAGGTTATAGGAGACATTGtggtgaacaatttttgcgCAGAAACCCATGGTCAAAGATGAGCTGTTTTGGCTCCGGAGTCATTTGTGTTCAAAAGACGTCAACTTAAgtgaatatattaaaaacaaacaaaataaagacTTTTTTGACATCTGACTTCCCGAGCTATTAGACAATGCATACGTTCCTatatagaggaacatttttataggCGATGGATTGGAAGAGGCCTATCGGGTGGCAAGCGCGAAATCCCGATTTGAGcccattggattttttcctcgcGGGCTATATCAAGTTGGTGGTATATGAAACTAAGAGGAActgttggaaaaaattatggacCCTCTCGTCTCGTGCAGTAAAATTTGTATATCTTATAACTGGTGCGCAATTCACTGattcaacaaataaattgATGTAACCAGATTGGGAGTCGTCATTTTAAA includes:
- the LOC136418754 gene encoding uncharacterized protein isoform X2 produces the protein MSGFLSSFKKVGGDVLKNTSLPEPADMRFTIQPTPGESGFSQWVAAMKMVAQLPGGIPPEFRSRLWVTMAERHLASRKIEWSEVEKSCFSEWSHPADAELGIQIVKDLHRTGCSLFCGEDGQENQALLKKVLLAYARWNKAVGYCQGFNMLAALILQVTDRNESDALKLMIYLIEGVLPDSYFADSLRGLSVDMAVFRELLRSKLPRLSKHLDLLQNAVKDGSRSYEPPLTNVFTMQWFLTLFCNCLPQPTVLRVWDLIFLEGNEILLRTALAIWQVLAQRILVVHTADEFYCIMGALTRELLESNLIDANTLVKAIVTIGPLTELKNLRDHYLYNITPWGTSIPQSAPKQINLHPKHSIPLDISSLKKQYVKLKQRQRQAHVIFSSAISRHPQRAAPVAMNHLLVGKRALIPAKRLGPPKGSIPPARQTHPTTLQWKDAQKSPSSSSSSDTELCDDEVQSSSDEEPEKPQSNSQYRDNLNSGDTSLMKADNTPDDSATLTIPPESAPNSDSLRTSPINITKLASDSEDESAEFESFLADRVKCIKVIEAEEDSGNVNVSSSTRRNSELALQIIQENSLILHRIMQCQSRLSPSPPPLAAAAETSVEDSIPEATDNQKMENVCCWVDTQSKYCNPESTLKSRYHSILEKSKSLDERYNNLFSTSTFKDKNMPLLHESKSESLDYHLHSPPLDIDLFDPILSNNGSEDTLTLQSLSDDGAKDSRSSQLIQENLDLLRTFSTNKAKEQQQERDNMSRKLMKENVDLLESISNERQFRSDLNDPIIKNLDSNDPNLNFDEVPKIIADDISLTFPKKDKDSAISSQAASSSHYLINLDDDFSVKYSKSVPLNLSSEKYVQNCDTSLSDAGSSKLSLDLDSPRVLSTSIDSLSVKSLSPNVKSSSSKMFSDHGSKVEGGTPVKSPSKVFNPFPVALNSRQSKEVPLKLGLYKK
- the LOC136418754 gene encoding uncharacterized protein isoform X1; the protein is MFGNMVISCVNPEITLPKPESKIIQDIAFPIGILDMKRERTAIRRTHSCDYDVHIHNPEYDKRKAGELVDELLMEIYNSGHNGTTDYYSTSGKSQRGNWIEVVDLHVKDAEELRSITWCLREHICRTGSVLVRHLKRRDALRRQQQALCDVISGTLNQRLPEPADMRFTIQPTPGESGFSQWVAAMKMVAQLPGGIPPEFRSRLWVTMAERHLASRKIEWSEVEKSCFSEWSHPADAELGIQIVKDLHRTGCSLFCGEDGQENQALLKKVLLAYARWNKAVGYCQGFNMLAALILQVTDRNESDALKLMIYLIEGVLPDSYFADSLRGLSVDMAVFRELLRSKLPRLSKHLDLLQNAVKDGSRSYEPPLTNVFTMQWFLTLFCNCLPQPTVLRVWDLIFLEGNEILLRTALAIWQVLAQRILVVHTADEFYCIMGALTRELLESNLIDANTLVKAIVTIGPLTELKNLRDHYLYNITPWGTSIPQSAPKQINLHPKHSIPLDISSLKKQYVKLKQRQRQAHVIFSSAISRHPQRAAPVAMNHLLVGKRALIPAKRLGPPKGSIPPARQTHPTTLQWKDAQKSPSSSSSSDTELCDDEVQSSSDEEPEKPQSNSQYRDNLNSGDTSLMKADNTPDDSATLTIPPESAPNSDSLRTSPINITKLASDSEDESAEFESFLADRVKCIKVIEAEEDSGNVNVSSSTRRNSELALQIIQENSLILHRIMQCQSRLSPSPPPLAAAAETSVEDSIPEATDNQKMENVCCWVDTQSKYCNPESTLKSRYHSILEKSKSLDERYNNLFSTSTFKDKNMPLLHESKSESLDYHLHSPPLDIDLFDPILSNNGSEDTLTLQSLSDDGAKDSRSSQLIQENLDLLRTFSTNKAKEQQQERDNMSRKLMKENVDLLESISNERQFRSDLNDPIIKNLDSNDPNLNFDEVPKIIADDISLTFPKKDKDSAISSQAASSSHYLINLDDDFSVKYSKSVPLNLSSEKYVQNCDTSLSDAGSSKLSLDLDSPRVLSTSIDSLSVKSLSPNVKSSSSKMFSDHGSKVEGGTPVKSPSKVFNPFPVALNSRQSKEVPLKLGLYKK